A genomic window from Euzebya sp. includes:
- a CDS encoding TSUP family transporter — MRIAPAQLRSRDSSRILDVRTPAEFGSLHIPVAQLAEGGITSWERDGGGRLAEYIPGTWLLIAFGVMMAVTAVAMLRGRTEVDAAGAPRELPVGKVVVEGVVVGLVTGLVGAGGGFLVVPALALLGGLPMSAAVGTSLVVISMKSLAGLAGYLHSVSIDWPLAAGVIAAAIVGSVIGERVVRRVSQEQLRVAFGWFVVVMAVVVLGRELPAWIVTSPITWAAVALTALVVLVARRSPAAGTDAGR, encoded by the coding sequence ATGCGCATCGCACCTGCCCAGCTCCGCAGCCGCGACAGCTCCCGCATCCTCGACGTCCGCACCCCCGCGGAGTTCGGGTCCCTGCACATCCCGGTCGCGCAGCTGGCCGAGGGCGGCATCACGTCCTGGGAGCGGGACGGCGGCGGACGTCTCGCGGAGTACATCCCGGGCACCTGGCTGCTGATCGCCTTCGGCGTGATGATGGCCGTCACCGCGGTCGCGATGCTCCGTGGTCGGACGGAGGTCGATGCCGCAGGGGCGCCTCGTGAGCTGCCGGTCGGCAAGGTGGTCGTCGAGGGCGTCGTGGTCGGCCTCGTGACCGGTCTCGTCGGGGCCGGCGGCGGGTTCCTGGTCGTCCCCGCCCTGGCGCTCCTGGGCGGGTTGCCGATGTCCGCGGCGGTCGGCACCTCCCTCGTCGTCATCTCGATGAAGTCACTGGCCGGCCTGGCCGGCTACCTCCACAGCGTGAGCATCGACTGGCCGCTCGCCGCCGGCGTCATCGCCGCCGCGATCGTCGGCAGCGTCATCGGCGAGCGGGTCGTCCGCCGCGTCAGCCAGGAGCAGCTTCGAGTCGCCTTCGGCTGGTTCGTGGTGGTGATGGCCGTCGTCGTGCTCGGCCGCGAGCTGCCCGCGTGGATCGTGACGTCGCCGATCACCTGGGCGGCGGTGGCCCTCACCGCGCTGGTGGTGCTGGTCGCCCGACGGTCGCCCGCGGCTGGCACGGACGCCGGCCGCTGA
- a CDS encoding DUF3291 domain-containing protein, which translates to MSHHLAQVNVARMRHPLDDPRMAGFVDNLDRINGIGAAAPGFVWIMQEGDAHGGNTDVAFFGDPGLISNITVWQDLESLLDFTLRTEHVDFLRRRREWFLPAEAPSVALWWVPESHLPDVAEAEDRLLHLRAHGPSPTAFTFRRAFEPPEVAAAG; encoded by the coding sequence GTGAGCCACCACCTCGCCCAGGTCAACGTCGCGCGGATGCGCCACCCGCTGGACGACCCCCGGATGGCGGGGTTCGTCGACAACCTCGACCGGATCAACGGGATCGGCGCCGCGGCGCCCGGCTTCGTCTGGATCATGCAGGAGGGGGATGCGCACGGGGGCAACACCGACGTCGCGTTCTTCGGCGACCCCGGCCTGATCAGCAACATCACCGTCTGGCAGGACCTCGAGTCGCTGCTCGACTTCACCCTCCGGACCGAGCACGTCGACTTCCTGCGCCGCCGCCGCGAGTGGTTCCTCCCGGCCGAGGCGCCGTCGGTCGCGCTGTGGTGGGTGCCGGAGAGCCACCTCCCGGACGTCGCCGAGGCGGAGGACCGACTCCTCCACCTCCGTGCCCACGGGCCGTCGCCCACCGCGTTCACGTTCCGCCGTGCCTTCGAACCGCCCGAGGTCGCCGCGGCCGGCTGA
- a CDS encoding dienelactone hydrolase family protein, with amino-acid sequence MRPLEIVLIVVAVVAVGWPSGRSRVVGLGVALAAAAAALLQVVLEGARWQLLPAYGVVVPVVVWRLVHLRSPRTGHRAWRVAGLVTGVVALVLSAAAGTVLPAPSLPAPEGPHAVGTTSWELAPTGRDDPYREGERRLVAQAWYPTTGDGPVAPWVADADAFSAAVGPQVGVPGIVLGHLGLVESNAVADAPIAGGTWPVVVYSHGWSGFRTVQSDLAESLASHGFVVLALDHTSGAAISLFPDGSAIPLDPSANPDPDEVGSAVYRERITLLEATFSADVATLLDQLAEGAGPAVLGDDLQLDGVGLVGHSTGGGAAYRFCIVDDRCAAALGFDPWVEPIPAELRAQGLDVPVRSIRSEAWQGNDNDTLLRGLHADSPGDAGVDVVPGAIHRDFTLLPFLSPLAGQLGLSGDVDAAAMHDAIDRVAVAFFAWHLRGEDPGTDRPALVVPDPVAGG; translated from the coding sequence ATGCGGCCCCTCGAGATCGTCCTGATCGTGGTGGCCGTCGTCGCGGTCGGCTGGCCGTCCGGTCGCAGTCGGGTGGTGGGCCTGGGCGTCGCCCTCGCCGCCGCCGCGGCGGCGCTCCTCCAGGTCGTCCTCGAGGGTGCGCGCTGGCAGCTGCTCCCCGCCTACGGCGTCGTGGTCCCGGTCGTCGTGTGGCGCCTCGTCCACCTCCGGTCGCCGCGCACGGGTCATCGCGCGTGGCGGGTGGCCGGTCTGGTCACGGGGGTGGTGGCCCTCGTGCTGAGCGCCGCCGCCGGGACGGTCCTGCCCGCCCCGTCGCTGCCGGCACCCGAGGGTCCGCACGCGGTCGGGACGACGAGCTGGGAGCTGGCACCGACCGGCCGCGACGACCCGTATCGCGAGGGCGAGCGACGGCTGGTGGCCCAGGCGTGGTACCCGACGACCGGCGACGGCCCCGTCGCCCCGTGGGTGGCGGACGCGGACGCCTTCAGCGCCGCCGTCGGCCCCCAGGTCGGCGTGCCGGGGATCGTGCTGGGCCACCTCGGGCTCGTCGAGTCGAACGCCGTCGCGGACGCGCCGATCGCCGGCGGCACCTGGCCGGTGGTGGTGTACAGCCACGGGTGGAGCGGGTTCCGGACCGTCCAGTCCGATCTCGCGGAGTCCCTCGCCAGCCACGGGTTCGTCGTGCTCGCACTGGACCACACCTCGGGGGCGGCGATCAGCCTGTTCCCCGACGGCTCGGCGATCCCCCTCGACCCCTCCGCGAACCCCGATCCCGATGAGGTCGGCTCGGCCGTGTACCGCGAGCGGATCACCCTGCTCGAGGCGACGTTCTCCGCCGACGTCGCCACGTTGCTCGACCAGCTGGCGGAGGGGGCGGGTCCCGCCGTGCTCGGTGACGACCTCCAGCTGGACGGCGTCGGCCTGGTCGGGCACTCGACCGGTGGGGGTGCGGCGTACCGGTTCTGCATCGTCGACGACCGGTGCGCGGCAGCCCTGGGGTTCGACCCGTGGGTGGAGCCGATCCCCGCCGAGCTGCGCGCCCAGGGGCTGGACGTGCCCGTGCGGTCCATCCGCAGCGAGGCGTGGCAGGGCAACGACAACGACACGCTGCTGCGCGGCCTACACGCGGACTCGCCGGGCGACGCCGGGGTGGACGTCGTCCCCGGCGCGATCCACCGCGACTTCACGCTCCTCCCCTTCCTCAGCCCCCTCGCCGGCCAGCTGGGCCTGTCCGGCGACGTGGACGCCGCGGCGATGCACGACGCGATCGACCGCGTCGCCGTCGCCTTCTTCGCCTGGCACCTCCGCGGCGAGGACCCGGGCACCGATCGCCCCGCCCTGGTCGTTCCCGACCCGGTCGCGGGCGGGTGA
- the hutH gene encoding histidine ammonia-lyase → MRAPPPIVLDDDGIAAVDVVAVAREGRDVVLGDRAVAAIRRGAAVLAALAAGEAPVYGVTTGFGALANTVIPGDRLAELQLALVRSHAAGMGTPVEAEVVRAMVLLRARSLAMGYAGVRLEVVEAMCGLLNAGLTPVVDEHGSLGASGDLAPLAAVALALLGEGEVDTPDGRVPAGRALADAGLAPLALGPKEGLALINGTDGMLGMLVLALADLRDLYAVADVVAAMSAEALLGTDRAFAADLVAMRPHPGQQVSAANLRALLDGSPLVASHRAHPGRVQDAYSIRCTPQVHGAGRDLLDVAAGIADRELVSFVDNPVVLPDARVASCGNFHGAPVAYAADLLAIPAADLAALSERRTDRLLDPARSSGLPPFLSPDAGVNSGLMIAQYTQAAMVAETRRLASPASVDTLSTSAGQEDHVSMGWSACRKLRTAVADVRRVLAVELLAAAHAIALRAPLRAAAATGAVAERVVDVAGGPGPDRHLAPRLAAVEALVADGTALATARRHVEGR, encoded by the coding sequence ATGCGTGCACCCCCACCGATCGTGCTGGATGACGACGGCATCGCCGCCGTGGACGTCGTGGCCGTCGCGCGCGAGGGCCGTGACGTCGTGCTCGGCGACCGCGCGGTCGCCGCGATCCGGCGGGGGGCGGCCGTCCTGGCCGCGCTGGCGGCCGGGGAGGCGCCGGTGTACGGCGTGACGACCGGGTTCGGGGCGCTCGCGAACACCGTGATCCCGGGTGACCGGCTGGCGGAGCTGCAGCTGGCGCTGGTCCGGTCCCACGCGGCGGGGATGGGCACGCCGGTGGAGGCCGAGGTCGTCCGCGCCATGGTGCTCCTGCGAGCGCGCAGCCTGGCGATGGGGTACGCCGGCGTCCGCCTCGAGGTCGTCGAGGCGATGTGCGGCCTGCTCAACGCGGGCCTCACGCCCGTGGTGGACGAGCACGGCTCGCTCGGCGCCAGCGGCGACCTGGCCCCGCTCGCAGCCGTCGCCCTGGCCCTGCTGGGTGAGGGGGAGGTCGACACGCCGGACGGGCGCGTCCCAGCCGGGCGGGCACTGGCCGATGCGGGACTCGCACCGCTGGCCCTCGGCCCGAAGGAGGGGCTGGCGCTGATCAACGGCACCGACGGGATGCTCGGCATGCTCGTCCTCGCGCTCGCGGACCTCCGGGACCTCTACGCCGTCGCCGACGTCGTCGCGGCCATGAGCGCCGAGGCGCTGCTCGGCACCGACCGGGCCTTCGCCGCCGACCTCGTCGCCATGCGCCCCCACCCCGGCCAGCAGGTCAGCGCCGCGAACCTGCGGGCCCTCCTCGACGGATCCCCGTTGGTGGCGTCCCACCGCGCCCACCCCGGCCGGGTCCAGGACGCCTACTCGATCCGCTGCACCCCACAGGTCCACGGCGCCGGGCGGGACCTGCTCGACGTCGCGGCCGGCATCGCCGACCGCGAGCTCGTGAGCTTCGTCGACAACCCCGTCGTGCTCCCCGACGCGCGCGTGGCCTCCTGCGGCAACTTCCACGGCGCACCGGTGGCCTACGCCGCCGACCTGCTGGCCATCCCCGCCGCCGACCTGGCCGCCCTGAGCGAGCGGCGCACCGACCGGCTGCTCGATCCCGCGCGGTCGAGCGGGCTGCCACCGTTCCTCAGCCCGGACGCCGGCGTGAACTCCGGCCTGATGATCGCCCAGTACACCCAGGCGGCGATGGTGGCCGAGACCCGTCGGCTGGCCAGCCCCGCCAGCGTCGACACGCTCTCCACGAGCGCCGGGCAGGAGGATCACGTGTCCATGGGGTGGAGCGCCTGCCGGAAGCTGCGGACCGCCGTCGCCGACGTCCGCCGCGTCCTCGCCGTCGAGCTGCTGGCGGCCGCCCACGCCATCGCGCTGCGCGCACCCCTGCGCGCCGCGGCGGCCACGGGCGCGGTCGCCGAGCGGGTGGTCGACGTCGCCGGCGGTCCGGGTCCGGACCGCCACCTGGCCCCCCGCCTCGCCGCCGTCGAGGCGCTGGTGGCCGACGGCACCGCCCTCGCCACCGCCCGCCGGCACGTCGAGGGTCGCTAG
- a CDS encoding rhodanese-like domain-containing protein produces the protein MRLATDGEVAVVIDPQRDHDRVLAITGARGLRITHVLETHIHNDYVTGGYALAREVGATYVVSAGDEVAYDRVPAEDGDVLQAGRMQIRVLSTPGHTFTHLSYAIAVGDEAPAVFSGGSLLYGSTGRPDLLGTEHAQALARAQHRSAHRLLDELPRAAALFPTHGFGSFYSATQSEEDSSTLEREAATNPALTTDEDAFVAEILAGLDAYPAYYAHMAPANAAGPAAPDLSPPTPAEPAEIRRRLDAGEWVVDLRTRTAFSTGHVRGTINLGLDGSFITYLGWLIPWGTPVTLLAETAEDVAQVQRDMARIGIDRPAAAATGGPADWTGGAVLDQQSTATFADLAAAAVRPVVLDVRRDLERQGSHLPGSLHIPLQDLLARLDEVPEDVEVWVHCAAGYRASLAASLLRRAGRRTVLVDDEFDRAVALGLTTTVAAA, from the coding sequence ATGCGTCTCGCCACCGACGGCGAGGTGGCGGTCGTGATCGATCCCCAGCGGGACCACGACCGCGTGCTGGCGATCACCGGGGCCCGCGGCCTGCGGATCACCCACGTCCTCGAGACCCACATCCACAACGACTACGTGACGGGCGGGTACGCGCTGGCCCGGGAGGTCGGCGCCACCTACGTGGTGTCCGCTGGGGACGAGGTCGCGTACGACCGCGTACCGGCGGAGGACGGTGACGTGCTCCAGGCCGGGCGCATGCAGATCCGCGTGCTGTCCACCCCCGGCCACACGTTCACGCACCTCTCCTACGCCATCGCCGTCGGCGACGAGGCGCCCGCGGTCTTCTCGGGCGGGTCGCTGCTGTACGGCTCCACCGGACGGCCGGACCTCCTCGGGACCGAGCACGCCCAGGCGCTCGCCCGCGCGCAGCACCGCTCGGCCCACCGCCTGCTCGACGAGCTCCCCCGCGCCGCCGCGCTGTTCCCCACCCACGGCTTCGGCAGCTTCTACTCGGCCACCCAGTCCGAGGAGGACTCCTCCACCCTCGAGCGCGAAGCCGCCACCAACCCGGCGCTGACCACCGACGAGGACGCCTTCGTCGCCGAGATCCTGGCCGGTCTGGACGCCTACCCGGCCTACTACGCCCACATGGCGCCGGCCAACGCCGCCGGGCCGGCCGCCCCCGACCTGTCACCGCCGACGCCGGCCGAACCCGCCGAGATCCGACGGCGGCTCGACGCCGGCGAGTGGGTGGTCGACCTCCGCACCCGGACGGCCTTCTCGACCGGGCACGTGCGGGGCACGATCAACCTCGGGCTCGACGGCAGCTTCATCACCTACCTCGGGTGGCTGATCCCCTGGGGCACCCCCGTGACGCTGCTGGCGGAGACCGCCGAGGACGTCGCGCAGGTCCAGCGCGACATGGCCCGGATCGGCATCGACCGACCGGCGGCAGCCGCGACCGGAGGTCCGGCGGACTGGACCGGCGGCGCGGTCCTCGACCAGCAGTCCACCGCGACGTTCGCCGACCTCGCTGCGGCCGCGGTGCGGCCGGTCGTCCTCGACGTCCGCCGCGACCTCGAGCGGCAGGGGTCCCACCTCCCCGGGTCCCTGCACATCCCCCTGCAGGACCTCCTCGCGCGCCTCGACGAGGTCCCCGAGGACGTCGAGGTCTGGGTGCACTGCGCCGCGGGGTACCGCGCGTCGCTCGCCGCCTCGCTGCTGCGCCGCGCCGGCCGGCGGACCGTCCTGGTCGACGACGAGTTCGACCGCGCGGTGGCGCTCGGGTTGACGACCACCGTCGCCGCCGCCTGA
- a CDS encoding DoxX family protein, translated as MDLADVGLADPAVGLLVLRVLVGVPFSLHGFQKLFGWFGGGGIDGTAGWFRSLGFGDGRTAAVMAGGGEVVGGLGLALGLLTPFAAAAMIGTMTTAAFVNNADGGFWSVSKGWELNGYLIVVATAVAITGPGAASLDHVLGLDALWGVLPGLAALVLGVAGGWARWASRGDPPADGG; from the coding sequence ATGGACCTGGCCGACGTCGGACTCGCCGACCCCGCCGTCGGGCTGCTCGTCCTGCGCGTGCTGGTCGGCGTGCCGTTCAGCCTGCACGGCTTCCAGAAGCTCTTCGGCTGGTTCGGCGGGGGAGGGATCGACGGCACCGCCGGCTGGTTCCGCTCCCTCGGCTTCGGCGACGGCCGGACCGCCGCGGTCATGGCCGGCGGCGGCGAGGTCGTCGGGGGCCTCGGCCTGGCCCTCGGGCTGCTCACCCCGTTCGCGGCGGCGGCGATGATCGGCACGATGACCACGGCGGCGTTCGTCAACAACGCCGACGGCGGGTTCTGGTCGGTCTCGAAGGGCTGGGAGCTCAACGGGTACCTGATCGTCGTCGCCACCGCCGTGGCCATCACCGGACCGGGTGCCGCCTCGCTCGACCACGTCCTCGGCCTGGACGCGCTGTGGGGCGTCCTGCCCGGCCTCGCCGCGCTCGTGCTCGGCGTGGCCGGCGGGTGGGCCCGTTGGGCCTCGCGCGGCGACCCGCCGGCGGACGGCGGATGA
- a CDS encoding cupin domain-containing protein, translating into MPPHTDHPDPSAPIPGYALAPDEGVDGRGPEVKCSDRSTAGSLAIYRTVVDGQGPPPHRHTREDETIVVLDGTVQAECDDEVWTGGPGTTFFLPRGRTHTFRSIDGPATILFIITPGHLDEFFRLREEVTDPAEVAALVQRFF; encoded by the coding sequence ATGCCCCCACACACCGACCACCCCGACCCCTCCGCCCCGATCCCCGGCTACGCGCTCGCACCCGACGAGGGCGTGGACGGCCGCGGACCCGAGGTGAAGTGCTCGGACCGCTCCACCGCCGGCAGCCTGGCGATCTACCGCACCGTCGTCGACGGCCAGGGCCCGCCACCGCACCGCCACACCCGCGAGGACGAGACGATCGTCGTCCTCGACGGCACCGTGCAGGCCGAGTGCGACGACGAGGTCTGGACCGGCGGTCCCGGCACGACGTTCTTCCTCCCACGCGGCCGGACCCACACGTTCCGGTCGATCGACGGGCCCGCGACGATCCTCTTCATCATCACCCCGGGCCACCTCGACGAGTTCTTCCGGCTGCGTGAGGAGGTGACGGACCCTGCGGAGGTCGCCGCGCTCGTGCAGCGCTTCTTCTGA
- a CDS encoding cytochrome c — protein sequence MRSRTPALTVLALALVVLAGCGGGGAEPAADAPNPVLAGTGDVAAGEDQYARSCAVCHGEDASGTARGPSFLSDIYVPSHHADAAFLSAVRNGVPAHHWDFGPMPPVPSLSDADVADIVAWVRAQQREAGLIE from the coding sequence ATGCGATCCCGCACGCCTGCGCTGACGGTCCTCGCCCTGGCCCTGGTGGTCCTCGCGGGCTGTGGAGGGGGAGGGGCGGAGCCGGCCGCCGATGCGCCGAACCCGGTCCTCGCCGGGACCGGCGACGTCGCCGCCGGTGAGGACCAGTACGCCCGGAGCTGCGCGGTCTGCCACGGCGAGGACGCCAGCGGCACGGCGCGGGGCCCCTCGTTCCTGTCCGACATCTACGTCCCCTCCCACCACGCGGACGCGGCGTTCCTCTCCGCGGTGCGCAACGGCGTGCCCGCCCACCACTGGGACTTCGGGCCCATGCCGCCCGTACCGAGCCTGAGCGACGCCGACGTCGCCGACATCGTCGCCTGGGTCCGCGCGCAGCAGCGCGAGGCCGGCCTGATCGAGTAG
- a CDS encoding glycoside hydrolase family 3 C-terminal domain-containing protein, producing the protein MTRRIAAVLLALTLTALPVVPASAQEPTSPCADPTDRPWCDPSLGPDERADLLLAAMTTEEKISLLAGEELAGAAGQEGTHTGTSEGIERLGIPTLHFSDGPVGTRQGQATQMPSPMSLASTFSPEAAARHAAVIGDEVRNKGNDVVFAPAVNMLRTPVNGRTFEYFGEDPHLAALMAEHWTRGVQSEGVIGNVKHYAVNNQEGIGVSVPGAPIGVGVIGSRMTLDAQVDERTMREIYLPPFEAAVRDGGVGTVMCAYNRVNGDYACQNEFLLTEVLREDWGFEGFVLTDYGAAKDTVASLQAGLDLDIWPGLVYNPVALQAALATGAVTIDVIDLHVHRILRTMFAFGVFDRAPYVEDESRIDTAAHHEVAADLAAEGMVLLRNDGNLLPLDADAIGTLAVIGPEADVIRDGGGSSAIDAYTTTTPLDALVERLGGDRVVTHDGSDPAAAAEVAAAADVALVVVGDAMTEGRDKSAPTLDADQTDGIDRDALISAVGAAQERTVAVLQAGGPVLTPWRDDVAAILQMWYPGQNGGTALARVLFGDVDPGGRLPATFPDSADDLPTAGDPTRYPGVAETAIYSEGVLIGYRHFDANDIEPAFAFGHGLSYTTFDHSELSLSRAPGSAAGATITFTVTNTGDRRGWAVPQVYVAMPQPSDDVVQPPQQLKGTARLDLAPGETATVTLALDERDLSYYDVGSGDWRVAPGCYGIRLGRSSRDIVDEAVLAIDAECPEAAPIGTSITRHGGPDRVATAAAIAGASDRDADVAVLATAAGYADALAGVPLAAHLDAPLLLTAPDGLSAAAASALRDRGTREVVVLGGEAAVSSQVTDDLEAEGITWRRVGGEDRFATAGLVVDELPPTGRVTLVEGAHADPGRGWPDALSAGALADPILLATRDALPAATAARLDDDVDVRIVGGTDAVSDDVAAEVDERAGDVSRIAGGDRYATSAAAADAAIADGAASDVGWLATGRDWPDGLSAGAAAGLVLLVDGQDPDGGAASRDWLAAHADGLAAVRIAGGPAAISSGVEAVIADQLRRPA; encoded by the coding sequence ATGACCCGCCGCATCGCAGCCGTCCTGCTCGCCCTGACCCTCACCGCCCTCCCCGTCGTCCCGGCGTCCGCGCAGGAGCCGACGAGCCCCTGCGCCGACCCCACCGACCGCCCGTGGTGCGACCCGTCGCTCGGCCCGGACGAGCGGGCCGACCTGCTGCTCGCCGCGATGACCACCGAGGAGAAGATCTCGCTGCTCGCCGGTGAGGAGCTCGCCGGCGCCGCAGGGCAGGAGGGCACCCACACGGGTACCAGCGAGGGGATCGAGCGGCTCGGCATCCCGACCCTCCACTTCTCCGACGGACCCGTCGGGACGCGCCAGGGCCAGGCCACCCAGATGCCCTCGCCGATGTCGCTCGCCTCCACCTTCTCGCCCGAGGCCGCGGCGCGCCACGCCGCGGTCATCGGCGACGAGGTGCGCAACAAGGGCAACGACGTGGTGTTCGCACCCGCCGTCAACATGCTCCGCACCCCCGTCAACGGCCGGACGTTCGAGTACTTCGGCGAGGACCCCCACCTCGCCGCGCTGATGGCCGAGCACTGGACCCGCGGGGTGCAGTCCGAGGGCGTCATCGGCAACGTCAAGCACTACGCCGTCAACAACCAGGAAGGCATCGGCGTGTCGGTGCCCGGCGCCCCGATCGGCGTCGGGGTGATCGGCAGCCGCATGACGCTCGACGCCCAGGTCGACGAGCGGACCATGCGCGAGATCTACCTGCCGCCGTTCGAGGCCGCCGTCCGCGACGGCGGCGTCGGGACGGTGATGTGCGCCTACAACCGGGTGAACGGCGACTACGCCTGCCAGAACGAGTTCCTGCTGACCGAGGTGCTCCGCGAGGACTGGGGGTTCGAGGGGTTCGTCCTGACCGACTACGGCGCCGCGAAGGACACGGTCGCGTCGCTGCAGGCGGGTCTGGACCTCGACATCTGGCCCGGCCTCGTCTACAACCCCGTCGCCCTCCAGGCGGCCCTGGCGACCGGGGCCGTGACCATCGACGTGATCGACCTCCACGTCCACCGGATCCTCCGCACGATGTTCGCCTTCGGCGTCTTCGACCGCGCCCCGTACGTCGAGGACGAGTCCCGCATCGACACCGCGGCCCACCACGAGGTCGCCGCGGACCTCGCCGCCGAGGGGATGGTCCTTCTCCGCAACGACGGCAACCTGCTGCCGCTCGACGCCGACGCCATCGGGACCCTCGCGGTGATCGGACCGGAGGCCGACGTGATCCGTGACGGCGGCGGGTCGTCGGCGATCGACGCGTACACGACCACGACGCCCCTCGACGCCCTCGTCGAGCGGCTGGGCGGCGACCGTGTCGTGACCCACGACGGCAGCGACCCCGCCGCCGCGGCGGAGGTGGCTGCGGCTGCCGACGTCGCCCTCGTCGTGGTGGGCGACGCGATGACCGAGGGGAGGGACAAGTCCGCGCCGACGCTCGACGCCGACCAGACCGACGGGATCGACCGGGACGCGCTGATCAGCGCCGTCGGGGCCGCCCAGGAGCGGACCGTCGCGGTCCTCCAGGCAGGCGGGCCGGTGCTCACCCCGTGGCGCGACGACGTCGCCGCGATCCTGCAGATGTGGTACCCGGGCCAGAACGGCGGCACGGCCCTCGCCCGCGTGCTGTTCGGCGACGTCGACCCCGGCGGGAGGTTGCCGGCGACGTTCCCCGACTCCGCAGACGACCTGCCCACCGCGGGTGATCCCACGCGGTACCCAGGGGTGGCCGAGACCGCCATCTACTCCGAGGGTGTGCTGATCGGCTACCGCCACTTCGACGCCAACGACATCGAGCCCGCGTTCGCGTTCGGCCACGGGCTCAGCTACACGACGTTCGACCACTCCGAGCTCAGCCTCTCCCGCGCGCCCGGGTCCGCGGCCGGCGCGACGATCACCTTCACGGTGACCAACACCGGCGACCGCCGCGGGTGGGCCGTCCCGCAGGTCTACGTCGCCATGCCCCAGCCGAGCGACGACGTCGTCCAGCCGCCCCAGCAGCTGAAGGGCACCGCCCGGCTCGACCTGGCGCCGGGCGAGACGGCGACGGTGACCCTCGCCCTGGACGAGCGGGACCTCTCCTACTACGACGTCGGGTCCGGTGACTGGCGCGTCGCGCCGGGCTGCTACGGCATCCGACTGGGCCGGTCGTCCCGCGACATCGTCGACGAGGCCGTCCTCGCCATCGACGCCGAGTGCCCCGAGGCGGCCCCGATCGGCACGTCGATCACCCGCCACGGCGGTCCGGACCGCGTCGCCACCGCCGCCGCGATCGCCGGGGCGTCGGACCGAGACGCGGACGTCGCCGTCCTCGCGACCGCTGCGGGCTACGCCGACGCACTGGCCGGCGTGCCGCTCGCCGCCCACCTCGACGCACCGCTGCTGCTGACCGCCCCGGACGGCCTGTCCGCAGCGGCCGCGAGCGCGCTGCGCGACCGCGGGACCCGGGAGGTCGTGGTGCTCGGCGGCGAGGCGGCCGTCTCGTCACAGGTCACCGACGACCTCGAGGCGGAGGGCATCACCTGGCGGCGCGTCGGGGGCGAGGACCGGTTCGCCACGGCGGGCCTGGTCGTCGACGAGCTGCCCCCGACCGGCAGGGTCACCCTCGTGGAGGGGGCGCACGCCGACCCCGGTCGCGGGTGGCCGGACGCGCTGAGCGCTGGCGCCCTCGCCGACCCCATCCTCCTGGCCACGCGGGACGCGCTGCCGGCTGCCACGGCGGCCAGGCTCGACGACGACGTCGACGTCCGGATCGTCGGCGGCACGGACGCGGTGTCCGACGACGTGGCCGCGGAGGTCGACGAGCGGGCCGGCGACGTCAGCCGCATCGCCGGCGGGGACCGCTACGCCACCTCCGCCGCCGCGGCCGATGCGGCGATCGCCGACGGGGCGGCGTCGGACGTCGGGTGGCTGGCGACGGGGCGCGACTGGCCAGACGGCCTGTCCGCGGGTGCCGCCGCCGGGCTGGTCCTGCTGGTCGACGGCCAGGACCCCGACGGGGGCGCGGCGAGCCGCGACTGGCTGGCCGCGCACGCCGACGGCCTCGCCGCCGTCCGCATCGCCGGTGGGCCGGCGGCGATCAGCTCGGGTGTGGAGGCTGTCATCGCGGACCAGCTGCGCCGACCTGCATGA
- a CDS encoding amidohydrolase family protein translates to MEQVVDTHTHLLPARLAAAIRGFFDAHLPATLAYPLDHRTVLDRLAAVGIASAWTLPYAHRPGVAADLNAVVVALARDLADHPVEVVPGCTAHPGDPDPAGDVARAADAGARVVKLHCSVGRYDADDAALTGALDVAGARGLPVVVHAGHAIDGTTGAGEMAPLARAAARHPATTFVIAHLGAPAEAAATAVMDAHQNVWADLTPVIDRLPALDAATAVRLGDRLLFGSDAPNVAVDAGAALDRLAGLGVPDAVLDAITGGNARRLLGGSSAPPARD, encoded by the coding sequence GTGGAACAGGTCGTCGACACCCACACCCACCTGCTGCCCGCCCGACTGGCCGCGGCCATCCGGGGGTTCTTCGACGCGCACCTGCCGGCGACGCTGGCGTACCCCCTCGACCACCGGACCGTGCTCGACCGCCTGGCCGCCGTCGGCATCGCGTCCGCGTGGACGCTGCCGTACGCGCACCGACCCGGTGTGGCCGCCGACCTGAACGCCGTTGTCGTCGCCCTGGCCCGCGACCTCGCGGATCACCCCGTCGAGGTCGTGCCAGGCTGCACCGCCCACCCCGGGGACCCCGACCCGGCCGGTGACGTCGCCCGCGCGGCGGACGCGGGTGCACGTGTCGTGAAGCTGCACTGCTCGGTGGGTCGCTACGACGCCGACGACGCGGCGCTGACGGGCGCGCTCGACGTGGCCGGCGCCCGCGGCCTGCCCGTCGTGGTGCACGCCGGCCACGCCATCGACGGGACCACCGGCGCCGGCGAGATGGCGCCACTGGCGCGTGCGGCCGCCCGCCACCCCGCCACGACCTTCGTGATCGCCCACCTCGGCGCCCCGGCGGAGGCGGCAGCCACCGCCGTCATGGATGCCCACCAGAACGTGTGGGCGGACCTGACCCCGGTGATCGACCGGCTGCCCGCCCTGGATGCCGCCACGGCCGTGCGCCTCGGCGACCGGCTGCTGTTCGGGTCCGACGCGCCCAACGTGGCCGTGGACGCGGGTGCGGCGCTCGACCGGCTCGCCGGGCTGGGGGTGCCCGACGCGGTGCTGGATGCCATCACCGGTGGCAACGCGCGGCGGCTCCTCGGCGGATCCTCGGCGCCGCCGGCCCGCGACTGA